One Gemmatimonadota bacterium genomic window carries:
- a CDS encoding SDR family NAD(P)-dependent oxidoreductase, translated as MDRLKDKVAIVTGAGTREVEDRKLRGIGSATALLFAREGARVILADIDGENAERTRAEIRAEGGEAEVVLADVSKTDECRAIVDAAIEHYGKLDILFNNVGIHGPGRVTEVEEENWHRVMDVGLKSMVFLCKYAIPEMAASGGGSVINISSIDGMRAGNSRNVPYGITKGGIITLTRLAAVHHGRENVRVNSIAPGHLHTTFVGNIPQESRERRRKIAPLGTEGNAWDIAWAAVFLGSDESRWISGVVLPVDAGLFAGSPLSMYDNLQEE; from the coding sequence ATGGATCGTTTGAAAGACAAGGTCGCTATTGTTACGGGTGCGGGGACGCGCGAGGTTGAGGATCGGAAATTGAGAGGGATAGGGAGTGCGACTGCTCTGCTTTTTGCCCGCGAAGGTGCGAGGGTCATTCTGGCGGATATTGACGGGGAGAATGCGGAGAGGACCCGGGCGGAGATTCGGGCAGAGGGTGGAGAGGCGGAGGTCGTTTTGGCCGATGTTTCAAAGACGGATGAATGTCGGGCGATTGTGGATGCGGCGATTGAACACTATGGGAAGTTGGATATTCTGTTTAATAATGTGGGGATTCACGGGCCTGGCAGGGTGACAGAAGTCGAAGAAGAGAACTGGCATCGCGTGATGGATGTGGGGCTTAAGAGTATGGTTTTTTTGTGTAAGTACGCGATTCCCGAGATGGCGGCTTCCGGCGGCGGTTCTGTTATTAATATTTCGTCTATTGACGGTATGCGCGCTGGCAATTCGCGCAATGTTCCCTATGGGATTACCAAGGGGGGGATTATTACGCTGACGCGGCTGGCTGCGGTTCACCACGGGCGCGAAAATGTGCGCGTGAATAGCATTGCGCCCGGGCATCTTCACACGACTTTTGTCGGCAATATTCCCCAGGAGTCGCGAGAGCGCCGCCGCAAGATTGCGCCGCTGGGCACAGAGGGAAATGCCTGGGATATTGCCTGGGCTGCCGTGTTTTTGGGTAGCGATGAGTCGCGCTGGATTTCGGGCGTGGTCTTGCCCGTGGATGCCGGGCTGTTCGCAGGGTCGCCGCTGTCTATGTATGATAATTTGCAGGAGGAGTAG
- a CDS encoding Gfo/Idh/MocA family oxidoreductase — MSYQREFENRLNVGVVGVGSHCYRNILPAMHYLPVRLKAFCDLRLDLAEATAEEYGVGACYARTADMYAGEDLDCVFICVSPEAHPELACEALDAGLHVWMEKPPATLASDVETMMRHRGDRVVVVGFKKAFMPATRKVIELMGTEGCGPLRGLSAEYPMTIPEDGEQVLRTREAPNWLKNGCHPLSLLLAVGGDVSAVTMHRSDHGTGVCILEFASGVVGSFNLVSARRGCERYAFWGNQHVAIDKDLRVSLERGIPFNYSSTRNYIPTGLDSGTVSWEPQDTLGTLENKALFTQGFYDEMRYFCDCVIEERTAEVGSLEFALSVMKVYEAALMSRGRRVAIPR, encoded by the coding sequence ATGAGTTACCAGCGCGAGTTCGAGAATCGGCTGAATGTCGGCGTTGTTGGCGTGGGATCACATTGCTACAGGAATATTCTGCCTGCGATGCATTATCTTCCGGTGAGGCTTAAGGCTTTTTGCGATTTGAGGCTGGATCTCGCGGAGGCGACTGCGGAGGAATACGGCGTGGGTGCTTGTTATGCCCGCACTGCGGATATGTACGCGGGTGAAGATTTGGATTGTGTTTTTATCTGTGTGTCTCCGGAAGCACATCCAGAGCTGGCGTGCGAGGCGCTGGATGCCGGGCTGCACGTGTGGATGGAGAAGCCGCCTGCTACGCTCGCTTCTGACGTGGAAACGATGATGCGCCATCGTGGGGATCGCGTGGTCGTTGTTGGGTTCAAGAAGGCATTTATGCCGGCGACCCGGAAGGTGATTGAGTTGATGGGGACAGAGGGTTGCGGTCCGCTCAGAGGGCTTTCCGCAGAGTATCCGATGACGATTCCCGAGGATGGAGAGCAGGTGCTCAGAACGCGCGAAGCGCCCAACTGGCTGAAGAATGGCTGTCATCCGCTTTCGCTGCTGCTCGCTGTTGGGGGAGATGTTTCGGCTGTTACTATGCACAGAAGCGATCACGGCACTGGTGTGTGTATTCTCGAATTTGCGAGTGGTGTCGTGGGGTCTTTTAATCTGGTTTCCGCGCGTCGCGGATGCGAGCGGTATGCATTTTGGGGGAATCAGCATGTGGCGATTGATAAAGATCTTCGCGTGTCTCTGGAACGCGGTATTCCTTTTAATTATTCAAGTACGAGAAATTATATTCCCACGGGTTTGGATTCTGGCACGGTCTCCTGGGAACCCCAGGATACGCTGGGGACCCTTGAGAATAAGGCGCTTTTTACACAGGGTTTTTACGATGAGATGCGCTATTTCTGCGATTGTGTTATAGAAGAGAGGACGGCAGAGGTCGGGTCCCTGGAGTTCGCACTGTCTGTTATGAAGGTTTATGAGGCGGCGCTGATGTCGAGAGGGCGCAGGGTCGCGATTCCGAGATAA
- a CDS encoding acetoacetate decarboxylase family protein → MAYKFQPGKMYRMPTHFGPLMGPRQGPDGRKFECVDNPKNTSISVSFLSNAEQLKALLPECFELGGEPVVSVYANYMKEIEWLAGRGYNILGVSFPAVFKGARDHVRGPFLSVLWENLCDPIITGREELGFSKIYCEMPEPRITNGEAQAVAGWLGFNFLDISVTNLRPPSENPTPAKGGGAKVDGTLHYKYMPRTGVWGKEDIAYPVITPAKGGHRKVEEHLVGDGCIAWNRARWEDLPTMYNIVNALADLEVVEYLGGSLTRTVGGKDLSDQRILY, encoded by the coding sequence ATGGCTTATAAATTTCAACCCGGCAAGATGTATCGCATGCCCACGCATTTCGGTCCGCTTATGGGTCCTCGTCAGGGGCCAGATGGTCGCAAATTTGAATGTGTGGATAATCCGAAGAATACTTCGATTTCGGTGTCGTTTCTTTCAAATGCGGAGCAACTCAAGGCGCTTTTGCCCGAGTGTTTTGAACTCGGCGGGGAGCCTGTTGTGTCGGTGTATGCCAATTATATGAAGGAAATTGAGTGGCTGGCAGGGCGCGGTTACAATATTCTGGGTGTTTCTTTTCCTGCTGTGTTTAAGGGGGCGAGAGACCATGTTCGCGGGCCTTTTCTTTCTGTGCTCTGGGAGAATCTCTGTGATCCGATTATTACCGGGCGCGAGGAACTCGGGTTTTCGAAAATTTATTGCGAGATGCCCGAGCCGCGTATTACGAACGGTGAAGCGCAAGCTGTTGCGGGTTGGTTGGGGTTTAATTTTCTGGATATTTCGGTAACGAATCTGAGGCCACCGTCTGAAAATCCGACACCTGCGAAGGGCGGTGGCGCGAAAGTCGATGGGACGCTTCACTATAAGTATATGCCGCGGACGGGTGTATGGGGTAAGGAGGATATTGCCTATCCGGTTATTACGCCGGCGAAGGGGGGGCATCGAAAGGTTGAAGAGCACTTGGTTGGCGATGGGTGTATTGCGTGGAACCGCGCGCGTTGGGAAGATTTGCCTACGATGTATAATATTGTCAATGCGCTGGCCGATCTGGAGGTTGTGGAGTATTTGGGCGGGTCGCTTACGCGCACGGTCGGCGGCAAGGATTTGAGCGATCAACGCATCCTGTACTAA
- a CDS encoding sulfatase-like hydrolase/transferase, with translation MADQPNILYIFSDQHRGDAMGCVGHPVVKTPNLDRLASESVTYTQCYTNCPLCMPSRASMMSGLYPREHGLWANDQDANCEGPSHVRQVRDAGYHTALIGKSHLYLHGGVPASHSRDRVDVLNAWGFEDPHELHGPIASGKHSSPYTDYLDELGLLETHRKFINDYRIPWQRGTLKPWEEPPCPLPTEAHLDSYTGRTAANWIRNYKGDKPFYLQVLCPGPHDPFDSPQEYRDMYDPGDMPTGIMDAPGDPVPPNVRRMQRSKNLSGMTVEQKQIMMVNYFAKITLIDHYIGEMLDALEETGLADNTWVIYNSDHGEMLGDHMLYNKIVFYDASVRVPLIVRPPGGSRGWQTRALTDVIDVAASVVDIANAEPLQTDGRSFVPQVQAGVDAEGAQRGKDAVISEVLGHTMVFDGRYKLGVESVSERPVELYDVEADPDELNNLVEDAGLESVRQGLIETHIGPLRDRFDRDKYQRWVNLKR, from the coding sequence ATGGCTGATCAACCCAATATTCTCTATATCTTTTCCGATCAGCATCGGGGTGATGCGATGGGCTGTGTTGGGCATCCGGTGGTTAAGACACCGAATCTGGATCGCCTCGCGTCTGAGAGTGTTACTTATACGCAGTGCTATACCAATTGTCCGCTGTGCATGCCGTCTCGCGCGTCTATGATGAGCGGTCTGTATCCCCGGGAACACGGGCTGTGGGCAAATGATCAGGATGCGAATTGTGAAGGTCCCAGCCATGTGCGTCAGGTGCGCGATGCGGGTTATCATACGGCTCTGATCGGGAAGTCACATCTCTATCTCCACGGCGGGGTGCCAGCTTCGCATAGCAGAGATCGCGTCGATGTGCTCAATGCGTGGGGGTTTGAGGATCCGCACGAGCTTCACGGTCCGATTGCTTCGGGCAAACACAGTTCGCCTTATACCGATTATCTCGATGAGTTGGGTCTGTTGGAGACGCATCGAAAATTTATCAATGATTATCGCATTCCGTGGCAAAGAGGGACGCTCAAGCCGTGGGAGGAACCTCCCTGTCCACTGCCTACTGAGGCGCATTTAGATAGTTATACGGGGCGTACTGCGGCGAACTGGATTCGGAATTACAAGGGCGATAAGCCTTTTTATTTGCAGGTTCTTTGTCCCGGTCCCCACGATCCGTTTGATTCTCCGCAGGAGTACCGGGATATGTACGATCCCGGGGATATGCCCACGGGTATTATGGATGCGCCGGGTGATCCCGTTCCGCCGAATGTTCGACGGATGCAGAGGAGCAAGAATTTGTCGGGTATGACGGTTGAGCAAAAGCAAATTATGATGGTGAATTATTTTGCGAAGATTACGCTTATTGATCACTATATTGGCGAGATGCTCGACGCGCTTGAGGAGACTGGTCTGGCGGATAATACATGGGTGATTTACAATTCTGATCACGGCGAGATGCTGGGCGATCATATGTTGTATAATAAGATCGTTTTTTACGATGCGTCTGTTCGCGTTCCCCTGATTGTGCGTCCGCCGGGAGGTTCGCGGGGTTGGCAAACCAGGGCGTTGACCGATGTGATTGATGTGGCTGCTTCTGTTGTTGATATTGCCAATGCCGAACCTTTGCAGACCGATGGGCGGTCTTTTGTTCCACAGGTTCAAGCGGGGGTTGATGCAGAGGGTGCGCAGAGGGGGAAGGATGCTGTGATTAGCGAGGTTTTGGGTCATACGATGGTTTTTGACGGGCGATATAAACTCGGGGTGGAATCGGTTTCGGAGAGGCCAGTTGAACTGTATGATGTTGAGGCTGATCCGGATGAGCTGAATAATCTGGTGGAAGATGCGGGGCTTGAGTCGGTTCGCCAGGGTCTGATTGAGACGCATATTGGTCCACTGCGCGATCGATTTGATCGCGATAAATACCAGCGTTGGGTAAATTTGAAAAGATGA